From a single Streptomyces liliifuscus genomic region:
- a CDS encoding RICIN domain-containing protein translates to MLAIPMGTAQAYNPTGGILYQLGNEPCLKGRGNCAVYPKSAQLPGGRLVASFEKSTVVPETGSADKQTLPVYKSDDHGTSWQPLSEVKAPAYLSNDPKYAKYTSNWTNPYLYTLPQDVGNLKQGTLLLASVVSGDDHYYKERKAADPNWTPTNDGDRKDLAIALYSSNDDGRTWNVINVIATGGWQGGSAGAVGQNIAGANTHKQVDPLWEPYLMVYKGKLVCYYSDENDYIGFDPATGVPTPDPANDTAADSHGQILVHKTWDGRGAQWSAPVVDLAGLTQNMGGGKTEIGGGRPGMTNVVRTTDGKWMLPFEYWGGGANTRYVIADSPLEFYRGSATGTDVASLPVAAGSRPLARGGSPVVIRLPGGRLVYNAAGSGNVWVNESGRSDGTWKEYQTTSPAGYSRNLQYVEGTGRIAILNNQGTSTIAFAEVDLGQSDGAYYQLVNRRTDQVIGTGNRTNDANIGNGDVPDVVLEEPGEAANPDTQYWHVVTEPQGGVTLLNKSGGRAAAIWTGNATVGQRIGQWVDNSATGSWNLVRTDDGFYRLQSVRNQSLYLTGASDGAALTLQNAVTDGSQEWELVR, encoded by the coding sequence ATGCTGGCGATACCCATGGGCACGGCACAGGCGTACAACCCGACGGGTGGAATCCTCTACCAGCTCGGAAACGAACCGTGCCTCAAGGGGCGGGGCAACTGCGCCGTCTACCCGAAGTCGGCGCAGCTGCCGGGCGGACGCCTGGTCGCGTCGTTCGAGAAGTCCACGGTGGTGCCGGAGACGGGCAGCGCCGACAAGCAGACTCTCCCCGTGTACAAGAGCGACGACCACGGAACGAGTTGGCAGCCGCTGTCGGAGGTCAAGGCGCCCGCGTACCTCTCCAACGACCCCAAGTACGCGAAGTACACGAGCAATTGGACGAACCCGTACCTCTACACGCTTCCGCAGGACGTCGGGAACCTGAAGCAGGGCACGCTGCTCCTCGCGAGTGTCGTCTCGGGCGACGACCACTACTACAAGGAGCGCAAGGCGGCCGATCCGAACTGGACGCCGACGAACGACGGAGACCGCAAGGACCTGGCGATCGCCCTGTACTCCAGCAACGACGACGGCAGGACGTGGAACGTCATCAACGTCATCGCGACCGGCGGCTGGCAAGGTGGCAGCGCGGGCGCTGTCGGCCAGAACATCGCGGGCGCGAACACGCACAAGCAGGTCGATCCCCTCTGGGAGCCGTACCTGATGGTCTACAAGGGCAAGCTCGTCTGCTACTACTCCGACGAGAACGACTACATCGGCTTCGACCCGGCGACCGGCGTCCCGACACCGGACCCCGCGAACGACACCGCCGCGGATTCGCACGGCCAGATCCTCGTGCACAAGACCTGGGACGGCCGCGGTGCACAGTGGAGCGCCCCCGTCGTCGACCTCGCCGGACTGACCCAGAACATGGGCGGCGGCAAGACGGAGATCGGAGGCGGGCGGCCGGGCATGACGAACGTCGTCAGGACGACGGACGGCAAGTGGATGCTCCCGTTCGAGTACTGGGGTGGCGGCGCCAACACCCGGTACGTGATCGCCGACAGCCCGCTGGAGTTCTACCGCGGCTCCGCCACCGGCACGGACGTCGCCTCTCTGCCGGTCGCCGCCGGTTCCCGTCCACTCGCGCGAGGTGGCAGTCCGGTCGTCATCAGGCTTCCCGGTGGGCGCCTGGTCTACAACGCGGCGGGCAGCGGCAACGTCTGGGTCAACGAGAGCGGCCGCAGCGACGGCACGTGGAAGGAGTACCAGACGACCTCACCGGCCGGTTACAGCCGCAACCTGCAGTACGTCGAGGGCACCGGGCGCATCGCGATCCTCAACAACCAGGGCACCTCGACGATCGCCTTCGCCGAGGTCGACCTCGGCCAGTCGGACGGCGCCTACTACCAGTTGGTGAACCGCAGGACCGACCAGGTGATCGGCACCGGGAACAGGACCAACGACGCGAACATCGGCAACGGTGATGTGCCCGACGTCGTGCTGGAGGAGCCCGGTGAGGCGGCGAACCCGGACACCCAGTACTGGCACGTGGTGACCGAGCCCCAGGGAGGCGTCACGCTGCTCAACAAGTCGGGCGGTCGCGCGGCGGCGATCTGGACGGGGAACGCGACGGTCGGGCAGCGGATCGGCCAGTGGGTCGACAACAGCGCCACCGGCAGTTGGAACCTCGTCAGGACCGATGACGGCTTCTACAGACTGCAGTCGGTGAGGAACCAGAGCCTGTACCTGACCGGTGCGTCGGACGGAGCGGCGCTCACCTTGCAGAACGCGGTCACGGACGGCTCGCAGGAGTGGGAACTCGTGCGGTAG
- a CDS encoding LacI family DNA-binding transcriptional regulator, whose translation MTRGTGRGGGSTAPRSVDVARLAGVSQKTVSRVFNDEQYVSADVRQRVLAAAEELGYRLNNAARALASGRTRSIGVVTLGTALYGPATLLMGVERVVRDTGYALRVVNTMEGDPAGIAGAVDSLLDQGVDGIVISEPIAEEGDGGDTSARLDVPVLVIGAPSPVTASTVLAAGGGADRMARAATEHLLELGHLTVHHLAGPQRWYAARDRLAGWRSTLAEHGKDVPPVVQGDWSAASGYAAGRELASRPEVTAVFAANDDMAIGLIRALTEAGRHVPEDVSVVGFDDIPVAGYVTPPLTTIRQPFDAVAQEGLKRLVHSIENPQADPLPASDPPVDLVVRSSTAPPPPRKTPGRDRRGNSPLPKGGSPAGR comes from the coding sequence ATGACGCGAGGTACAGGGCGGGGCGGGGGCTCCACCGCGCCGCGCAGTGTGGATGTGGCCCGGCTGGCCGGGGTGTCGCAGAAGACGGTGTCGCGGGTCTTCAACGACGAGCAGTACGTGTCCGCCGATGTGCGGCAACGCGTTCTCGCCGCCGCCGAGGAACTCGGGTACCGGCTCAACAACGCGGCCAGGGCGCTCGCTTCGGGGAGGACCCGGTCCATCGGCGTGGTGACGCTGGGCACCGCGCTGTACGGGCCGGCCACGCTGTTGATGGGTGTCGAGCGGGTGGTCCGGGACACGGGATACGCGCTCCGCGTGGTCAACACGATGGAAGGCGACCCTGCGGGCATCGCCGGTGCGGTGGATTCGCTCCTCGACCAGGGCGTGGACGGCATCGTCATCTCCGAACCGATCGCCGAGGAGGGCGACGGAGGAGACACCTCCGCCCGGCTCGACGTGCCGGTCCTGGTCATCGGCGCGCCTTCGCCCGTCACCGCGTCCACGGTGCTGGCCGCGGGCGGCGGTGCCGACCGGATGGCCCGGGCGGCCACCGAACATCTGCTGGAACTGGGCCACTTGACCGTGCATCACCTGGCCGGTCCGCAGCGGTGGTACGCCGCCCGGGACCGCCTTGCGGGATGGCGTTCCACGCTCGCGGAGCACGGCAAGGACGTTCCGCCGGTCGTCCAGGGCGACTGGTCGGCCGCGTCCGGGTATGCGGCGGGCCGTGAACTGGCCTCCCGCCCGGAGGTGACCGCGGTGTTCGCCGCGAACGACGACATGGCCATCGGTCTGATCCGCGCGCTGACGGAGGCCGGCCGACACGTGCCGGAGGACGTCAGTGTGGTCGGCTTCGACGACATCCCCGTCGCCGGCTATGTGACTCCCCCACTGACCACGATCCGCCAGCCGTTCGACGCCGTGGCCCAGGAGGGACTCAAGCGTCTCGTGCACTCCATCGAGAATCCGCAGGCGGACCCACTGCCCGCGAGCGACCCACCGGTCGACCTCGTCGTCCGTTCCTCGACCGCGCCTCCGCCGCCCCGGAAGACCCCGGGACGCGACCGACGCGGCAACTCCCCGCTCCCGAAGGGAGGTTCGCCCGCCGGTCGTTGA
- a CDS encoding SGNH/GDSL hydrolase family protein: protein MADSGYARYVALGDSQTEGLGDDDGTGNPRGWADRLAEQIARTDTGLLYANLAVRGRLAGEVRSEQLEPALALRPDLATVVAGVNDVLRPRFDADEVAGHLEAMFAALTGSGARVATLTFPDFARIVPAARPIGHRVTALNSRIREAARRHGVVVADAEPHPVVTDLRLWSPDRLHASPRGHALIAAAVAEALAVPGSDDSWIRPLPADERAHSRLRVVGTELRWAGSFLGPWLARRVRGRSSGDGREAKRPALLPVAQVVEDPPLGPADSRRSE, encoded by the coding sequence ATGGCGGACAGTGGCTACGCGCGGTACGTCGCCCTGGGTGACAGCCAGACCGAGGGACTCGGTGACGACGACGGCACCGGGAACCCGCGAGGGTGGGCGGACCGGCTCGCCGAGCAGATCGCGCGGACCGACACCGGCCTCCTGTACGCCAACCTCGCCGTCCGTGGGCGCCTCGCGGGTGAGGTGCGCTCGGAGCAGTTGGAGCCCGCGCTGGCACTGCGCCCGGATCTGGCGACGGTCGTCGCCGGTGTCAACGACGTGCTGCGCCCCCGCTTCGACGCGGACGAGGTGGCCGGGCATCTGGAGGCGATGTTCGCCGCGCTCACAGGGAGCGGTGCCCGCGTCGCGACGCTGACCTTCCCCGACTTCGCGCGGATCGTCCCGGCCGCCAGACCCATCGGCCACCGGGTCACCGCCCTGAACAGCCGCATTCGCGAGGCGGCCCGACGCCACGGTGTGGTGGTGGCCGACGCGGAGCCCCACCCGGTGGTCACCGACCTCCGGCTGTGGAGCCCCGACCGGCTGCACGCGAGCCCGCGCGGCCATGCCCTGATCGCCGCCGCGGTCGCCGAGGCACTCGCCGTACCGGGAAGCGACGACAGCTGGATCCGGCCTCTGCCCGCCGACGAGCGCGCGCATTCGAGGCTGCGCGTCGTCGGGACCGAACTGCGCTGGGCGGGCTCCTTCCTCGGTCCCTGGCTGGCCCGTCGCGTGCGCGGCCGCTCGTCCGGTGACGGCCGGGAGGCCAAGCGACCTGCCCTGCTTCCGGTGGCCCAGGTCGTCGAAGACCCCCCGCTCGGGCCCGCTGATAGTCGTCGCAGTGAGTAA
- a CDS encoding PadR family transcriptional regulator, with amino-acid sequence MALRNAVMAALLEGEASGYDLAKGFEASVANFWMATPQQIYRELERMEGEGLVAARVVQQERRPNKRLFSLTEEGLAAVRAYTAEPPAKPTAIRDELLVKVQCVDVGDMEAVRTAIAQRMELAATKIARYERVREWLLAGRTEDEYFTTAERIGPYLTCLRGLSLERDNLTWGEVALKRLAQRAEALASPARD; translated from the coding sequence ATGGCTCTTCGCAATGCGGTGATGGCGGCGCTTCTGGAGGGTGAGGCGTCGGGGTACGACCTTGCCAAGGGGTTCGAGGCGTCGGTCGCCAACTTCTGGATGGCCACACCGCAGCAGATCTACCGCGAGCTGGAGCGTATGGAAGGCGAGGGCCTCGTCGCCGCCCGCGTCGTACAGCAGGAGCGGCGTCCGAACAAGAGGCTGTTCTCGCTCACCGAGGAGGGCCTTGCCGCCGTACGGGCCTACACCGCCGAACCGCCCGCCAAACCGACGGCGATCCGGGACGAGTTGCTGGTCAAGGTCCAGTGCGTGGACGTCGGCGACATGGAGGCCGTACGAACGGCCATCGCCCAGCGCATGGAGCTGGCCGCGACCAAGATCGCGCGCTACGAACGCGTACGGGAATGGCTGTTGGCCGGACGCACCGAGGACGAGTACTTCACCACCGCCGAGCGCATCGGGCCCTATCTCACCTGCCTGCGGGGCCTGTCCCTCGAACGGGACAACCTGACCTGGGGCGAGGTGGCTCTCAAGCGGCTCGCACAGCGCGCGGAGGCGCTCGCTTCCCCGGCACGCGACTGA
- a CDS encoding VOC family protein, with protein MACRISELVLDCADPDRLAAFWCEVLGYVELDREDDGSIEIGPPDVGFGGPQPTLVLSPSSDPRRGKLPLHIDVNATDRDQDAELERLLALGARPADVGQTGAENWHTLADPEGNEFCLLHARLKPL; from the coding sequence ATGGCATGCCGCATCAGTGAACTGGTTCTCGACTGCGCAGACCCCGACCGGCTCGCCGCATTCTGGTGCGAGGTCCTCGGCTACGTCGAACTCGACCGGGAGGACGACGGAAGCATCGAGATCGGGCCGCCCGATGTCGGCTTCGGCGGCCCGCAACCCACCCTTGTCCTCAGCCCCAGCAGCGACCCGCGGCGAGGCAAGCTCCCGCTGCACATCGACGTCAACGCCACCGACCGCGACCAGGACGCCGAGTTGGAGCGGCTGCTCGCCCTCGGCGCCAGGCCCGCCGATGTCGGCCAGACCGGTGCCGAGAACTGGCACACCCTGGCCGACCCGGAGGGCAACGAATTCTGTCTCCTGCACGCCCGGCTCAAGCCCCTCTGA
- a CDS encoding discoidin domain-containing protein yields the protein MTDQSSSPRLSRRSLVTTGSTLLAGFGLGSLLPASTASAAGIDAAAAPSSPRELALYRPVTVSSTAYAPTPGSFVVDRLASPGVRGSGWRAGSGDAQWISIDLQAACEVTWIRLTFEGDASDPVFTPPTTGNPASGTTGKEIQSSYAVEYVVETSTNRESWTSVYRTTAGTGGVVNIQLPRPVTARHVRMTSRKRSNPNPLGLNGFEVYGSPKGHRPSATGWTDWGKNSGPAPKLVVADDGTVPVESGWRLTLDDWADANGEELSKTTVDTSGWLPATVPGTVLASLVDQGKLPDPVTGLNNLHVPEALSRHAWWYKRDFELPRGLRTGAGRRIWLEFDGINHKADIWLNGKQVGDLTYPFARSSHDVTGLLSAGGENALAVKITPMPVPGSPGDKGPAGEAWVDAGANQMNLNSPTYLASSGWDWMPAVRDRAAGIWNHVRLRSTGHVVIGDPRVDTLLPKLPDVSVAELTIVVPVRNADTTDHRATVSAAFDGVRVSKVVTVPGGGSVDVTFTPDAFGQLRLRNPKLWWPNGLGDPALHDLTLVASLDGAESDRRSTRFGIRQFGYEYEVPLPFTASEDAYTQSVTFDRQQAQYVRVKCLTRASGWGNSLWTLSVSDSARPSVDLALHAPADASSKDGDDRGPANATDGNPATRWSSSYEDDQWIRVDLGSPQSFDRVDLTWEQAYAKTYLVQVSSNDADWTDVASVDNSAVPLPFNNGNASLQVEDFDPRTARYVRIACGVRNTSWGNSLWSLGVIDSAKPGTDLALRQKATASTEESDHPAAHATDGDAGTRWSSQYEDHQWLQVDLGAAKRFDRVAIVWEPAYPKTYVIQVSDDGDTWTDVKSVSNTPDPLKISVNGVRVLARGGNWGWDELLRRMPPERMDAAVRMHRDMNFTMIRNWVGTCDREEFFAACDEHGILVWNDFPNAWAMDPPDHEAFNSIARDTVLRYRIHPSVVIWCGANEGNPPAAIDKGMRQAVEQQVPGILYQNNSAGGIITGGGPYGWVEPEKYFDPSTYGSKDFGFHTEIGMPVVSTAASMRNMTGDEPEWPIRGAWYYHDWSERGNQAPHTYKAAVEARLGETEDLDDFARKAQFVNYENTRAMFEAWNANLWDNASGLMLWMSHPAWHSTVWQTYDYDFDVNGTYYGARAACEPLHVQADPKGQVLAVNHTRKDLKNATVSARLFDLSGRQLGRTKDARLDVAPAATAKAFTSAWTDDLPDLHLLRLTLESSDGRVLSRNTYWRHRTAAAMRALTKAPQTKVAATVTRLSRSGARHELTATVRNHGRSVAAMVRLSLLNDKTGHRVLPTLYSDNYLWLLPGESQTVTLSWPARALPSHRPLLKVEAYNSRSATARS from the coding sequence ATGACAGATCAGTCGAGCTCGCCACGCCTGTCGCGACGCTCCCTCGTCACCACGGGTTCCACCCTGCTGGCGGGGTTCGGACTTGGTTCCCTGTTGCCCGCGTCGACCGCCTCCGCGGCGGGCATCGACGCGGCGGCCGCGCCCTCCTCGCCTCGTGAGCTGGCGCTCTACCGCCCCGTCACGGTCTCTTCGACGGCCTACGCGCCCACCCCGGGCTCGTTCGTGGTCGACCGACTCGCCTCACCGGGAGTGCGGGGCAGTGGCTGGCGTGCCGGGTCGGGTGACGCGCAGTGGATCTCGATCGATCTGCAGGCCGCCTGCGAGGTCACCTGGATCCGTCTCACCTTCGAAGGCGACGCGAGCGACCCGGTGTTCACTCCCCCGACCACGGGAAATCCGGCCAGTGGCACCACGGGCAAGGAGATCCAGTCCAGCTACGCGGTCGAGTACGTGGTCGAGACGTCCACCAATCGCGAGTCCTGGACCAGCGTGTACCGCACGACGGCGGGCACCGGCGGAGTGGTGAACATCCAGCTCCCGCGCCCGGTCACCGCGCGCCATGTGCGGATGACCTCGCGCAAGCGCTCCAACCCCAATCCCCTCGGTCTGAACGGCTTCGAGGTCTACGGCAGCCCCAAGGGGCACCGTCCTTCGGCCACCGGCTGGACGGACTGGGGCAAGAACTCCGGGCCCGCGCCCAAATTGGTGGTGGCCGACGACGGCACGGTTCCGGTGGAGTCCGGCTGGCGGCTGACCCTCGACGACTGGGCCGACGCCAACGGCGAGGAACTGTCGAAGACGACTGTCGACACCAGCGGCTGGCTGCCGGCGACCGTTCCCGGCACGGTCCTGGCCTCGCTCGTGGACCAGGGCAAGCTGCCCGATCCCGTCACCGGACTCAACAACCTCCATGTCCCCGAGGCCCTGTCACGGCACGCGTGGTGGTACAAGCGGGACTTCGAGCTGCCGCGCGGTCTGCGCACCGGAGCCGGGCGGCGGATCTGGCTGGAGTTCGACGGCATCAACCACAAGGCCGACATCTGGCTCAACGGCAAGCAGGTGGGGGACCTGACCTACCCCTTCGCCCGCTCGTCCCACGACGTGACCGGGCTGCTCTCGGCGGGCGGGGAGAACGCGCTCGCGGTGAAGATCACGCCGATGCCGGTGCCCGGCAGCCCCGGTGACAAGGGCCCCGCGGGCGAGGCCTGGGTGGACGCGGGCGCCAACCAGATGAACCTCAACTCGCCCACCTATCTGGCCTCTTCGGGCTGGGACTGGATGCCCGCCGTACGCGACCGGGCCGCGGGCATCTGGAACCATGTCCGGCTGAGATCCACCGGCCATGTCGTGATCGGCGATCCTCGTGTCGACACCCTCCTGCCGAAACTGCCCGACGTGTCGGTCGCCGAGCTGACCATCGTCGTTCCGGTCCGCAACGCCGACACCACCGACCACCGGGCGACGGTCTCCGCGGCCTTCGACGGCGTACGGGTGTCCAAGGTCGTCACCGTGCCCGGGGGCGGGAGCGTCGACGTCACGTTCACCCCCGACGCCTTCGGTCAACTGCGGCTCCGTAACCCGAAACTGTGGTGGCCCAACGGGCTCGGCGACCCCGCTCTGCACGATCTCACCCTGGTCGCGTCGCTCGACGGTGCCGAGAGCGACCGTCGCTCCACCCGGTTCGGCATCCGCCAGTTCGGCTACGAGTACGAGGTGCCGCTGCCGTTCACCGCCTCCGAGGACGCCTACACCCAGTCCGTGACCTTCGACCGGCAGCAGGCCCAGTACGTACGCGTCAAGTGCCTGACCAGGGCCTCCGGTTGGGGCAACTCGCTGTGGACGCTGTCCGTGTCCGACAGCGCCCGGCCCTCCGTCGACCTCGCGCTGCACGCACCGGCCGACGCGTCGAGCAAGGACGGGGACGACCGCGGTCCGGCCAATGCGACGGACGGCAATCCCGCGACCCGTTGGTCCTCGTCCTACGAGGACGACCAGTGGATCCGGGTCGATCTGGGCTCCCCGCAGTCGTTCGACCGGGTCGACCTGACCTGGGAGCAGGCGTACGCGAAGACCTACCTGGTGCAGGTCTCCTCGAACGACGCCGACTGGACCGATGTGGCGTCGGTGGACAACAGCGCGGTGCCGCTGCCCTTCAACAACGGCAACGCCAGCCTCCAGGTCGAGGACTTCGATCCGCGCACCGCCCGGTACGTCCGTATCGCCTGCGGGGTGCGCAACACGAGCTGGGGCAACTCTCTTTGGTCCCTCGGCGTCATCGACAGCGCCAAGCCCGGAACGGACCTCGCCCTCCGCCAGAAGGCGACCGCCTCCACCGAGGAGTCCGACCACCCGGCCGCGCACGCCACCGACGGCGACGCGGGAACCCGCTGGTCCTCCCAGTACGAGGACCACCAGTGGCTCCAGGTCGACCTGGGCGCCGCGAAGCGGTTCGACCGGGTGGCGATCGTGTGGGAGCCCGCCTACCCGAAGACCTATGTGATCCAGGTGTCCGACGACGGGGACACCTGGACCGACGTGAAGTCCGTGTCCAACACCCCCGACCCGCTGAAGATCAGCGTCAACGGGGTGCGGGTTCTTGCCCGCGGCGGCAACTGGGGCTGGGACGAACTGCTGCGCCGGATGCCGCCGGAGCGGATGGACGCGGCCGTGCGGATGCACCGCGACATGAACTTCACCATGATCCGCAACTGGGTCGGCACATGCGACCGGGAGGAGTTCTTCGCCGCCTGCGACGAGCACGGGATCCTGGTCTGGAACGACTTCCCCAACGCGTGGGCCATGGACCCGCCGGACCACGAAGCCTTCAACTCGATCGCGCGGGACACCGTCCTGCGCTACCGCATCCACCCCAGCGTGGTGATCTGGTGCGGAGCCAACGAGGGCAACCCGCCCGCCGCCATCGACAAGGGCATGCGCCAGGCCGTCGAGCAGCAGGTTCCCGGCATCCTCTACCAGAACAACTCGGCCGGCGGCATCATCACCGGCGGCGGCCCGTACGGCTGGGTCGAGCCGGAGAAGTACTTCGATCCGTCCACGTACGGCAGCAAGGACTTCGGCTTCCACACCGAGATCGGTATGCCGGTCGTCTCCACCGCGGCCAGCATGCGGAACATGACGGGCGACGAGCCCGAGTGGCCGATACGCGGCGCGTGGTACTACCACGACTGGAGTGAGCGCGGGAATCAGGCACCGCACACCTACAAGGCAGCCGTCGAGGCCCGACTCGGGGAGACCGAGGACCTGGACGACTTCGCCCGCAAGGCCCAGTTCGTCAACTACGAGAACACACGCGCCATGTTCGAGGCGTGGAACGCGAACCTGTGGGACAACGCCAGCGGACTGATGCTGTGGATGTCCCACCCCGCGTGGCACAGCACGGTGTGGCAGACCTACGACTACGACTTCGACGTCAACGGCACCTACTACGGGGCCCGCGCCGCCTGCGAGCCCCTGCATGTCCAGGCCGACCCGAAGGGGCAGGTCCTGGCGGTCAACCACACGCGCAAGGACCTCAAGAACGCCACTGTCTCGGCGCGGTTGTTCGATCTGTCGGGCCGGCAGCTCGGCAGGACGAAGGACGCACGGCTGGACGTGGCACCGGCCGCCACCGCGAAGGCGTTCACCAGCGCCTGGACCGACGACCTGCCCGACCTGCATCTCCTGCGCCTGACCCTGGAGAGCAGCGACGGCCGCGTTCTGTCGCGCAACACCTACTGGCGCCATCGCACCGCGGCCGCCATGCGGGCGTTGACCAAGGCGCCGCAGACCAAGGTGGCCGCAACGGTGACGCGTCTGTCCCGTTCCGGAGCCCGTCACGAGCTGACCGCGACCGTCCGCAACCACGGTCGGTCCGTCGCCGCGATGGTCCGGCTGTCCCTGCTCAACGACAAGACCGGTCATCGCGTGCTGCCGACGCTCTACAGCGACAACTACCTGTGGCTGCTGCCCGGCGAGTCACAGACCGTCACCTTGTCCTGGCCCGCGCGCGCTCTGCCCTCGCACCGCCCGCTCCTGAAGGTGGAGGCGTACAACAGCCGCTCCGCCACAGCGCGTTCGTAG
- a CDS encoding glycoside hydrolase family 27 protein, translating into MTSHPQVRTPAASGLTRRATAVAIATVLAVTAAPAATAQTGVDRGAVDQGAPEYYDSGLAPTPYMGWNTYYGLGAPTEQAVRSVADKLVSSGLRDSGYDIVWLDGGWQADNPRDAQGRLAAHPDRFPSGIPALVSYLHKRGLKAGIYTDAGAYDGGKTCGLGSRGHYEDDARQFADWKIDAVKVDFLCGIGAKLDPGPAFKEFSDAVAKSGRRMLLNLCNPLTDDWGLPHTPEQDAHNTYVYAPTIADSWRTGTDIAWGTPSPGQWPNVLRNMDANAWHPEAQGPGHYNDPDYLIPMRRMGDGSLELTQEESTTQFVMWAQMGSPLVIGSDPRTLSDSMIKTLRNPEIIAVDQDPLAVQGVRAASDSVGDVYSKVLAGDGRRAVVLLNRSDKAVERTVRFSDVGLGGGVKVRDLRARADRGVHTDSYTVEVPAHGTAFLKLTGADALPGTSLGQRATASPAVVRDGDNLTTFLRGPNGSLVQHVTSADGNGRARTRDLGGPTKDRILGQPAAYATAGGRIDVFVRGTDSRVHRRVFADGRWGTWQSLGGRVTDAPSVAFTDPGHWTLFATGSDGQVVQRGPSTGWSSLGAPGGRPVYGRPSAAVDSQGRVHVAVRSAADDVWTRSRAASGEWSQWTSLGGTVSGSPTLVAVGDAVVLYARASDYTLWQQRYENGAWQGWTKRQEFPSAAFEGALGAVAGPGGTVDAVFRGVDGYVHRTQFK; encoded by the coding sequence GTGACTTCACACCCGCAGGTCCGCACACCCGCGGCGTCCGGACTGACGCGCCGTGCCACCGCGGTCGCGATCGCAACCGTGCTGGCGGTGACCGCCGCCCCGGCGGCCACGGCGCAGACCGGCGTCGATCGGGGCGCCGTCGACCAGGGCGCGCCCGAGTACTACGACAGTGGTCTCGCGCCGACGCCCTACATGGGCTGGAACACCTACTACGGCCTGGGCGCACCCACCGAGCAGGCGGTGCGCTCCGTGGCGGACAAGCTGGTCAGCAGCGGTCTGCGCGACAGCGGCTACGACATCGTGTGGCTGGACGGTGGCTGGCAGGCCGACAACCCACGTGACGCACAAGGGCGATTGGCCGCCCACCCGGACCGCTTTCCCTCCGGCATCCCCGCGCTGGTCTCCTACCTGCACAAACGCGGCCTGAAGGCGGGCATCTACACCGACGCAGGCGCCTACGACGGCGGCAAGACCTGCGGCCTCGGCAGCAGGGGCCACTACGAGGACGACGCCCGGCAGTTCGCAGACTGGAAGATCGACGCGGTCAAGGTCGACTTCCTCTGCGGGATCGGCGCCAAGCTCGATCCGGGCCCGGCGTTCAAGGAGTTCAGCGACGCGGTGGCCAAGTCCGGCCGCAGGATGCTGCTCAACCTCTGCAACCCGCTCACCGACGACTGGGGCCTGCCGCACACACCCGAACAGGACGCGCACAACACGTACGTCTACGCCCCGACGATCGCCGACTCCTGGCGAACCGGCACGGACATCGCCTGGGGCACCCCGAGCCCGGGACAGTGGCCCAACGTGCTGCGCAACATGGACGCGAACGCCTGGCACCCCGAGGCGCAGGGGCCCGGCCACTACAACGACCCGGACTACCTCATCCCCATGCGGCGCATGGGAGACGGATCCCTGGAGCTGACTCAGGAGGAGTCCACCACACAGTTCGTGATGTGGGCCCAGATGGGCTCGCCGCTGGTCATCGGATCCGATCCGCGCACCCTGTCGGACTCGATGATCAAGACGCTGCGCAATCCGGAGATCATCGCCGTCGACCAGGACCCACTCGCCGTCCAGGGCGTACGGGCGGCCAGTGACTCCGTCGGCGACGTCTACAGCAAGGTCCTCGCAGGTGACGGCAGGCGCGCGGTCGTGCTGCTCAACCGCTCCGACAAGGCGGTCGAGCGCACTGTCCGGTTCTCCGACGTCGGCCTCGGCGGCGGGGTGAAGGTGCGTGACCTGCGGGCCAGGGCGGACCGGGGCGTCCACACCGACTCGTACACGGTCGAGGTCCCCGCGCACGGCACCGCGTTCCTGAAGCTGACCGGCGCCGACGCCCTGCCCGGCACCAGCCTGGGCCAGAGGGCTACGGCGAGCCCGGCAGTGGTGCGCGACGGCGACAACCTCACGACGTTCCTGCGCGGACCGAACGGCTCCCTCGTCCAGCACGTGACCTCCGCCGACGGCAACGGCCGGGCTCGGACGCGGGATCTCGGCGGCCCCACGAAGGACAGGATCCTCGGCCAGCCCGCCGCGTACGCCACGGCCGGCGGCCGGATCGACGTCTTCGTGCGCGGTACCGACTCCCGGGTCCACCGGCGGGTCTTCGCCGACGGCCGCTGGGGCACGTGGCAGAGCCTGGGCGGCCGCGTGACCGACGCGCCGTCGGTGGCGTTCACCGACCCCGGGCACTGGACGCTGTTCGCCACCGGCTCCGACGGACAGGTCGTGCAGCGCGGCCCGTCGACGGGTTGGTCCTCGCTCGGCGCACCCGGTGGCCGGCCGGTGTACGGACGGCCGTCCGCCGCAGTCGACTCCCAGGGGCGGGTCCACGTGGCCGTGCGCTCCGCGGCGGACGACGTGTGGACGCGCTCCCGGGCGGCGTCGGGGGAGTGGTCGCAGTGGACATCGCTCGGCGGGACCGTCAGCGGCAGCCCGACGCTCGTCGCCGTGGGAGACGCCGTGGTGCTGTACGCGCGGGCCTCCGACTACACGCTCTGGCAGCAGCGGTACGAGAACGGTGCCTGGCAGGGCTGGACCAAGCGGCAGGAGTTCCCGAGCGCGGCCTTCGAGGGCGCTCTCGGAGCGGTGGCAGGGCCGGGCGGCACGGTCGACGCGGTGTTCCGCGGAGTCGACGGCTACGTGCACCGGACCCAGTTCAAATAA